In the genome of Shewanella glacialimarina, one region contains:
- a CDS encoding choice-of-anchor H family protein — MQSNYSRLATQVKGVLIGSMIMGSLCASSSVIADNNISTPHAVSEGQVVNNQAATFVNEDRKNQIEKLKQSAKRLNNNQSVSKPLLIDRDARIAAYQQGTIALPELKLSEQKPALTKNATKLTQVTQLQAQQQQQTYVGYRDFSVYQAHSRLFDDIDQDGFYQTFSVTFDADVYGYTLNEPANVYAEMYLSRNGGPWEYYYTTDVFTIYGESEDDDFEVLTTLSQGYKTDYYDVLIDLYEYGYTDVVATLSADQSDGLYALALESSDRDVIYQEVIVEEVVIVEGGSLSWGVLLLLFAGLFSRQVMYLKNHK, encoded by the coding sequence ATGCAGTCGAATTACTCAAGATTAGCGACACAAGTAAAGGGTGTTCTTATTGGTAGCATGATTATGGGCAGTTTATGCGCATCGTCATCGGTTATCGCCGATAATAATATATCTACGCCGCATGCCGTAAGTGAAGGTCAAGTGGTTAACAATCAAGCTGCGACTTTTGTTAATGAAGACAGAAAAAATCAAATTGAAAAGCTTAAGCAAAGCGCAAAGCGACTCAATAACAACCAAAGTGTAAGTAAACCATTATTGATAGACCGTGATGCACGTATTGCAGCATATCAACAAGGAACAATCGCGCTACCTGAGCTGAAGTTATCTGAGCAAAAGCCCGCCCTAACTAAGAATGCAACTAAACTGACTCAGGTAACTCAATTACAGGCTCAGCAGCAACAGCAAACCTATGTTGGTTATCGCGATTTCTCTGTCTATCAAGCCCATAGCCGCTTGTTTGACGATATTGATCAAGACGGATTCTACCAAACCTTTAGCGTGACATTCGATGCTGACGTGTATGGTTATACCCTTAATGAACCGGCCAATGTGTATGCCGAAATGTATTTAAGCCGTAACGGAGGGCCTTGGGAGTATTATTATACCACCGATGTATTTACCATTTATGGTGAATCAGAAGATGATGATTTTGAAGTGCTGACCACATTGAGCCAAGGGTATAAAACTGATTATTACGATGTGCTAATCGATTTATATGAGTACGGTTATACCGATGTGGTTGCAACCTTAAGTGCAGATCAATCTGATGGGTTATATGCCTTGGCATTAGAAAGCAGTGATCGTGATGTAATTTATCAAGAAGTCATCGTTGAAGAAGTGGTGATAGTTGAGGGGGGAAGTCTGTCATGGGGAGTATTATTACTACTATTTGCAGGCTTATTCAGCAGACAGGTGATGTATCTAAAAAATCATAAGTAA
- a CDS encoding PepSY domain-containing protein: MNLAPLKSVMILVSLLCSLLCISLPISAQISSVVLNLAVLQQPGPQNNKQQNLVIRSPQQASSRAQSQFGGKVLRVQSSQVNGNPEYSVKLLSNDGVVFYASVNAVTGAVSRN; encoded by the coding sequence ATGAATCTGGCTCCCTTAAAAAGCGTAATGATATTGGTATCCCTGCTGTGTAGCTTGCTATGCATTAGCTTGCCAATTTCCGCTCAAATATCGTCAGTTGTGCTTAACCTTGCCGTGTTGCAGCAACCCGGACCACAAAATAATAAGCAGCAAAATTTAGTGATAAGAAGCCCTCAACAAGCCTCAAGTCGTGCTCAAAGCCAATTTGGTGGCAAAGTATTGCGGGTACAGTCAAGCCAAGTGAATGGCAACCCAGAGTATAGTGTTAAATTACTCAGCAATGATGGCGTAGTGTTTTATGCTAGCGTAAATGCCGTTACCGGCGCGGTGTCGAGGAATTAA
- a CDS encoding BamA/TamA family outer membrane protein — protein MNRQYRVLIVLAFLCPGVIHAAPAANVKSSVNRIENSAKVREQLILPYVFSTDTMGVNFGVGAMFSGYYQDQMSLGLTGFTGDVSSGVGGGVWNFMLPKTDRFFLSVYGMIGYYPLQRAYADTRESFIAEHIPLSGSNDSSAEQYLEANGSSNWFDIKLEYALPWGATETDGLVNYEIKNGLLVSAPSGGDEWNPFSSGASVLVLRQFNRYQSFEFTNDKLDGAVHAIELGILYDNTDFPINPSYGSSQYLSISHDAGWLESDNQWSFINIDVSKYFSLGPSKYASQRVIALNFWTGYSPSWELEYDDNNDRRVTNNAPYNEGATLGGFYRMRGYDQNRFHDKAVIYGTAEYRYTLKANPIEDIRWLRFLHLDWFQLVGFVEAGRVAESYKASELLSDIKYDYGVSIRAMMAGLVIRTDLAKSDEGTNVWIMVDHPF, from the coding sequence ATGAACAGACAATACCGAGTATTAATCGTTTTGGCTTTTCTCTGTCCAGGGGTCATTCATGCCGCGCCCGCTGCGAATGTTAAATCTTCAGTGAATCGAATAGAAAATAGTGCAAAAGTGAGAGAACAACTCATTTTACCTTATGTTTTTAGCACTGACACCATGGGAGTTAATTTTGGTGTGGGCGCGATGTTCAGTGGTTACTATCAAGACCAAATGTCGCTCGGGTTAACCGGTTTTACCGGTGATGTCAGTAGCGGAGTTGGTGGCGGAGTATGGAACTTTATGTTACCTAAAACCGATCGCTTTTTTTTAAGTGTCTACGGCATGATCGGCTATTATCCATTGCAGCGCGCTTATGCCGATACGAGAGAAAGCTTTATTGCTGAACATATTCCACTTTCAGGTAGTAATGATTCTTCTGCGGAGCAATATTTAGAGGCTAATGGCTCATCAAATTGGTTTGATATTAAATTAGAATACGCTCTACCTTGGGGGGCCACTGAAACTGACGGACTGGTCAATTATGAGATTAAAAATGGTTTATTAGTTTCAGCGCCCAGTGGTGGCGATGAATGGAACCCATTTTCTAGTGGTGCTTCGGTATTAGTGCTTAGGCAATTTAATCGCTACCAGAGTTTTGAATTTACAAATGACAAACTCGATGGGGCTGTCCATGCTATCGAGTTAGGCATTTTATACGACAATACAGATTTTCCGATCAACCCGTCTTACGGTAGCAGCCAATATTTATCTATTTCCCATGATGCAGGATGGCTAGAATCAGATAACCAGTGGTCTTTTATCAATATAGATGTTAGCAAGTACTTCTCTTTGGGCCCTTCTAAATATGCTAGCCAAAGGGTCATTGCTTTGAATTTCTGGACCGGTTACTCGCCGTCTTGGGAGTTAGAATATGATGACAATAATGATCGCCGAGTCACAAATAACGCCCCCTATAATGAAGGGGCTACTTTAGGTGGTTTTTATCGTATGCGCGGCTACGATCAAAATCGTTTTCATGATAAAGCGGTTATTTATGGCACTGCTGAGTATCGTTATACCTTGAAGGCCAACCCAATCGAAGATATCCGTTGGTTACGCTTTTTGCACTTAGATTGGTTTCAGTTAGTGGGTTTTGTTGAAGCTGGGCGAGTGGCAGAGTCGTATAAGGCGAGTGAATTATTAAGCGATATAAAATATGACTATGGGGTATCAATTCGAGCCATGATGGCTGGATTAGTTATCCGCACTGACTTAGCAAAATCGGATGAAGGCACTAATGTGTGGATAATGGTTGATCATCCGTTTTAA
- a CDS encoding ATP-binding protein, whose amino-acid sequence MTTTRHWRHSLKARFVLSGLLLIVVLLPAIGFTVNKAFERQIALSIENQLNAYMYSVLAVTEVDNGDVNMPPHLVENQFNVIGSGLYALVSNEQHKVVWSSGSFFGLKTPTLQQPPVGESQFYRIKIDKTKHVVFSFTVSFALNKQLIPITIHIIKDESDYQLQAREFNRTLWSWIGILMLVLVAIQAIWLAWTLKPLRQFSDEITLVEQGKLTELNQQYPNELSILAKQLNVLLHTEQQQRKRYRNALSDLAHSLKTPLAVIKSQPELNQDSHEQLDHINHIIGYQLKKAQSVAANAWHLGVNVDDTATKLVRTLSKIYHDSHKDIDYQFSQHNDQAAIFKGDSTDLSEMIGNLLDNACKAAKYQVLLTVETTIDSLHIIVEDDGPGLTEVQQTLIFERGARADTYQQGHGIGLAIVSDLVNSYQGKLNVGKSNDLGGAKFSLTFTL is encoded by the coding sequence ATGACAACAACTAGGCATTGGCGACATTCACTCAAAGCCCGCTTTGTATTAAGCGGCTTATTATTGATAGTGGTGTTATTGCCAGCAATTGGTTTTACGGTCAATAAAGCCTTCGAGAGACAAATCGCCTTATCGATAGAAAACCAGCTAAATGCTTATATGTACAGTGTGTTGGCGGTCACAGAAGTAGACAATGGCGACGTTAACATGCCTCCCCATTTGGTCGAAAATCAATTCAATGTTATTGGCTCAGGCTTATATGCGTTGGTCAGTAATGAGCAACATAAAGTGGTATGGTCTTCAGGATCTTTTTTCGGCCTTAAAACACCAACGCTACAACAACCACCGGTAGGTGAAAGCCAGTTTTACCGGATTAAAATAGATAAAACTAAACATGTTGTGTTTAGTTTTACCGTTAGCTTTGCCCTTAACAAGCAACTTATTCCCATAACAATCCACATCATTAAAGATGAATCAGATTATCAATTACAGGCGCGTGAGTTTAATCGTACTCTGTGGAGTTGGATTGGTATATTGATGCTAGTTTTAGTGGCAATTCAAGCTATTTGGCTGGCATGGACACTTAAGCCTTTACGCCAGTTCAGCGATGAAATAACCCTGGTTGAACAAGGTAAACTGACTGAACTTAATCAACAATATCCCAATGAATTAAGCATTTTAGCAAAGCAGCTCAATGTATTACTGCATACTGAACAGCAACAACGTAAACGCTATCGTAATGCCTTATCAGATTTAGCCCACAGCTTAAAAACTCCATTAGCTGTGATTAAATCTCAACCTGAACTAAATCAAGATAGCCATGAGCAGCTTGATCATATCAATCATATTATTGGTTACCAGCTGAAAAAAGCCCAAAGCGTCGCTGCAAATGCCTGGCACTTAGGGGTTAATGTCGACGACACCGCAACAAAGTTAGTCCGTACCTTAAGTAAAATTTATCATGACAGTCACAAGGATATTGATTACCAGTTCTCGCAACATAATGACCAAGCTGCGATTTTCAAAGGCGACAGTACAGACTTAAGTGAAATGATAGGAAACTTACTTGATAACGCCTGTAAAGCAGCAAAATATCAAGTATTACTAACTGTTGAAACCACCATAGATTCCTTACATATCATTGTAGAGGATGATGGACCAGGACTGACTGAAGTACAGCAAACCTTAATATTTGAACGCGGAGCGCGTGCTGATACTTATCAGCAAGGTCACGGTATTGGGCTGGCGATAGTGAGTGACTTAGTAAATAGCTATCAAGGAAAACTGAATGTCGGTAAATCAAACGATTTAGGCGGCGCAAAATTTAGCCTAACATTTACATTATAA
- a CDS encoding response regulator transcription factor, with the protein MRILLVEDDLSLQANLVQHLQQANYSVDVASDGEDGLFQAQETLFDAAIIDVGLPKIDGISLIEQLRQQGVSYPILILTARDGWQDKVKGLDAGADDYLTKPFQVEELSARLNALIRRSAGQASPVINNGPLQLNTRTLALSLLQQPITLSSSEFKLFEYLMLHQGEVISKSTLIEHIYDQDFDLDSNVIEVFIRRLRKKLDPDNQYQLIETLRGQGYRLRSLQD; encoded by the coding sequence ATGCGCATATTATTAGTTGAAGATGACTTAAGCTTACAAGCCAATCTAGTCCAGCATTTACAACAGGCAAATTACAGTGTTGATGTTGCATCTGATGGTGAGGACGGCTTATTTCAAGCCCAAGAAACTCTATTTGATGCGGCGATTATCGATGTCGGCTTACCTAAAATTGACGGCATTAGCTTAATTGAACAATTACGTCAGCAAGGGGTCAGCTACCCTATTTTAATTTTAACGGCTAGAGATGGTTGGCAAGACAAAGTAAAAGGTTTAGATGCTGGCGCTGATGACTACTTAACCAAGCCTTTTCAAGTAGAAGAATTATCCGCTCGTTTAAATGCACTGATTCGTCGCTCTGCAGGGCAAGCCAGCCCTGTTATCAATAACGGCCCTTTGCAATTAAATACCCGAACATTAGCGTTAAGCCTTCTGCAACAGCCAATCACCCTAAGCAGTTCTGAATTTAAACTGTTTGAATATTTGATGTTGCATCAAGGTGAAGTCATTTCAAAATCGACCTTAATTGAACATATTTACGACCAAGACTTTGATTTAGATTCTAATGTTATTGAAGTATTTATTCGCAGGCTTAGAAAAAAACTCGACCCCGACAATCAATATCAATTGATTGAAACCTTGCGTGGCCAAGGTTATCGCCTGCGTTCTTTGCAAGATTAA
- the hisS gene encoding histidine--tRNA ligase, with protein MAKQIQAIRGMNDLLPTQSPVWQKVESIIRSSVSAFGYSEIRTPIVESTELFKRSIGEVTDIVEKEMYTFEDRNGDSLTLRPEGTASTVRAGNEHGLLYNQEQRLWYMGPMFRHERPQKGRYRQFHQFGVEIYGIGSADIDAEVLMLSARLWQQLGIEDHVSLELNTLGDPAERAAYRDALIAFLEQHKDVLDEDSKRRMYTNPLRVLDSKDQQVQALLSDAPALMDYLGEDSKTHFSTLCELLDAVGIQYTINPRLVRGLDYYNRTVFEWVTSSLGSQGTVLAGGRYDGLVGQLGGKDTPAVGFAMGLERIVLLLETLELNDDIAPEVDIYVTAMGDNCLVEAIKVAQELRQGLPSLKVMSHCGGGNFKKQMKRADKSGAQFALIIGENEITNNQVAIKPLRNNNEQQLVTRSELVAKIAELI; from the coding sequence GTGGCAAAACAAATCCAAGCAATTCGTGGTATGAATGATCTTCTACCCACCCAAAGTCCAGTTTGGCAAAAAGTTGAGTCGATTATTCGCTCTTCAGTCAGTGCTTTTGGTTATAGCGAAATTCGAACTCCAATTGTAGAAAGTACCGAACTTTTCAAACGTTCTATTGGTGAAGTCACCGATATTGTTGAAAAAGAGATGTACACCTTTGAAGATCGTAACGGTGACAGTTTAACGCTTCGACCTGAAGGTACTGCATCAACAGTGCGTGCAGGTAATGAACACGGTTTACTCTATAACCAAGAGCAACGCTTATGGTACATGGGGCCTATGTTCCGCCATGAACGTCCTCAAAAAGGGCGTTATCGTCAATTTCATCAGTTTGGTGTTGAAATTTACGGTATTGGCAGTGCCGATATTGATGCAGAAGTCTTGATGCTTTCAGCGCGATTATGGCAGCAGTTAGGCATTGAAGATCACGTGTCATTAGAATTAAATACCTTAGGTGATCCCGCAGAGCGCGCCGCTTATCGTGATGCATTAATTGCGTTTCTAGAACAACACAAAGATGTGCTTGATGAAGACAGCAAGCGTCGCATGTATACTAATCCACTACGGGTTCTCGATTCTAAAGACCAGCAAGTGCAGGCTTTATTGTCCGATGCGCCAGCGTTAATGGATTATTTGGGTGAAGACTCGAAAACACATTTTTCAACATTATGTGAACTCTTAGACGCTGTGGGCATCCAATACACCATTAATCCGCGTTTAGTGCGTGGATTAGATTACTACAACCGTACAGTATTTGAATGGGTAACTAGCAGTTTAGGCTCGCAAGGTACTGTATTGGCCGGTGGTCGTTACGACGGCTTAGTTGGCCAATTAGGTGGAAAAGATACTCCAGCAGTGGGTTTTGCTATGGGATTAGAGCGCATTGTATTGCTGCTTGAAACCTTAGAGCTTAATGATGATATTGCTCCAGAAGTTGATATTTATGTCACGGCAATGGGCGATAATTGTCTTGTTGAAGCCATTAAAGTCGCGCAAGAGTTGCGTCAGGGGCTACCAAGCCTTAAAGTCATGAGTCATTGTGGCGGTGGTAATTTTAAAAAGCAGATGAAGCGTGCTGATAAAAGCGGTGCACAATTTGCGTTAATTATTGGTGAGAATGAAATCACCAATAATCAAGTGGCTATTAAGCCGTTAAGAAACAATAACGAACAACAATTAGTTACCCGCAGTGAGCTGGTAGCTAAAATTGCAGAACTGATTTAG
- the bamB gene encoding outer membrane protein assembly factor BamB, whose amino-acid sequence MKLWCKNFLAVGLGMALISGCSSNDVEEEPVSELVEIQASVFPEVSWSTSIGDGVGDYYSQLRPAIRYGKIFVADRNGNVSAYDQQTLELVWEKDFSSEFEEKLNIKTKGIRLAAGITTARNKVFVGGETGMLVALDEATGDVVWSAQANGELLSAPTVAEDVVTVHSSKGAFEAFNIDSGERLWSYDMQLPNLTLRGTGSAAYEAGGFFIGTADGKIAVVVKNSGQIAWEQAIFTPTGGNEFTRMADVDMTPLILGDNLYAISYNGNLVSMELRTGRVVWSRKYSSFNELAEAGLSLYLVDDRSRIYSVDRRNGLELWSNSTLKNRELTSPAIIGQFLIVGDFEGYLHVLNREDGAIVGRVEVDSDGLYGQPLVVDDKIYLQTRNGTLAVVTLNGDGSVATNEEVAADE is encoded by the coding sequence ATGAAGTTATGGTGTAAAAATTTCCTTGCCGTTGGGTTAGGTATGGCCCTTATTTCTGGGTGTTCTTCAAACGATGTTGAAGAAGAGCCGGTTAGTGAGCTAGTCGAAATTCAAGCAAGTGTATTCCCTGAAGTGAGTTGGAGTACCAGTATTGGTGATGGCGTAGGTGATTATTACTCACAACTTCGTCCTGCAATACGTTATGGCAAAATTTTTGTAGCAGATCGCAACGGCAATGTGAGTGCTTATGATCAACAAACCTTAGAATTAGTATGGGAAAAGGATTTTTCTAGCGAGTTTGAAGAAAAACTGAATATCAAAACCAAAGGTATACGTTTAGCTGCCGGTATTACCACTGCACGTAACAAAGTTTTTGTGGGCGGTGAAACCGGTATGTTAGTCGCATTAGATGAAGCAACGGGTGATGTCGTTTGGTCTGCGCAAGCCAACGGTGAATTATTATCAGCACCCACTGTTGCCGAAGATGTCGTAACTGTTCACAGTAGTAAAGGTGCCTTTGAAGCATTTAATATTGACAGTGGCGAAAGGTTATGGAGCTATGACATGCAGCTTCCAAATCTAACCCTGCGTGGTACAGGGTCGGCGGCATATGAAGCTGGTGGATTTTTTATTGGTACTGCTGATGGTAAAATTGCTGTAGTAGTTAAAAACAGTGGCCAAATTGCTTGGGAGCAAGCTATTTTTACCCCAACTGGCGGTAATGAATTTACCCGCATGGCTGATGTGGATATGACGCCATTGATTTTAGGGGACAATTTATACGCCATTAGCTATAACGGTAACTTAGTGTCAATGGAGTTACGCACAGGTCGAGTGGTTTGGTCACGTAAGTATTCAAGTTTTAATGAACTTGCAGAAGCTGGTTTAAGTTTATACTTAGTGGATGATCGTAGCCGAATTTACTCGGTTGATCGCCGCAATGGCCTAGAGTTGTGGAGTAATTCAACCCTTAAAAATCGTGAGCTTACTTCACCAGCGATTATTGGGCAGTTCTTAATTGTAGGTGATTTTGAAGGTTATCTTCATGTATTAAATCGTGAAGACGGTGCGATAGTTGGCCGAGTAGAAGTTGATAGCGATGGCTTATATGGCCAACCTTTGGTTGTAGATGATAAAATTTATCTACAAACTCGCAATGGTACATTAGCTGTTGTAACCCTAAACGGTGACGGCAGTGTTGCAACAAACGAAGAAGTTGCCGCTGACGAATAA
- a CDS encoding DUF3300 domain-containing protein, whose amino-acid sequence MKWTNSLPSLFIRIFAMMSFVIIAMTLFSAHAAQSTSEQRQQGIAEETISEAELAQILAPIALYPDSLLTHILIATTYPLELVQANRWVKKQKNVDVSTRMQLAEGQSWDPSVIALTAFPSVLEKLNDDLDWVQNLGDAFLQDEEAVLAMVQTLRRQADDANSFDNMDNMRVTKVEKQIIIEPAQPEVIYVPYYDTRVVYGNWYWHAYPPVYWYTRPVYAYHRPIYWGPSVYVNFNYFFGSVHWSQRRVVVINHRHSNYYQPSRKIAYSSGAKRWKHQPTHRHGVAYRSSSVSKRYDSPQRYQQHQQARSMRNNTQQAQSRTLNKEPRLHNSQAAYKVDNSPQHRVNQSLQLAGKERQNYSNNKMTRDDAFTGNRSGNIEEPQLKNRELNNKQLNNKQLNTKPNITPGQHDRVSRELQRQKEPAQYKNNDRNTRTTTQVTRTQTNNADKQPAKASRELNNTRELSRQKPSNQSFKNKYQVSRAIR is encoded by the coding sequence ATGAAATGGACTAACTCACTACCGTCACTATTTATACGCATATTTGCGATGATGTCATTTGTCATTATTGCCATGACATTGTTTAGTGCCCACGCTGCTCAATCAACATCTGAGCAAAGACAACAAGGTATCGCTGAAGAGACTATTTCAGAAGCTGAACTTGCGCAAATACTCGCCCCTATCGCGTTATACCCTGATAGTCTATTAACTCACATTCTGATTGCCACTACCTATCCATTAGAGCTAGTCCAGGCTAATCGCTGGGTGAAAAAACAAAAAAATGTCGATGTCAGCACCAGAATGCAGTTAGCTGAAGGTCAGTCATGGGACCCTAGTGTTATCGCATTAACCGCTTTTCCTAGCGTATTGGAAAAGCTAAATGACGACCTTGATTGGGTTCAAAACCTAGGCGATGCCTTCTTGCAAGATGAAGAAGCCGTATTAGCCATGGTGCAAACCTTGCGCCGCCAGGCGGATGACGCTAATAGCTTTGATAACATGGACAATATGCGAGTCACCAAAGTAGAGAAACAGATCATTATTGAGCCTGCTCAGCCAGAAGTGATTTATGTGCCTTACTACGACACTCGAGTGGTTTATGGTAACTGGTATTGGCACGCTTATCCGCCAGTATATTGGTATACCCGACCAGTCTATGCATACCACAGACCCATTTATTGGGGACCAAGCGTCTATGTTAATTTTAACTACTTCTTTGGCTCTGTACATTGGTCTCAACGTCGAGTGGTTGTGATTAATCACCGTCATAGCAATTACTATCAACCTTCACGTAAAATTGCCTACAGCAGTGGTGCGAAGCGCTGGAAGCATCAACCTACCCATCGCCATGGGGTAGCCTATCGCAGCAGCTCGGTGAGTAAACGTTATGATTCACCTCAGCGTTATCAACAACACCAACAGGCGAGAAGCATGCGTAATAACACGCAGCAAGCACAAAGCAGAACACTGAACAAAGAGCCACGTTTACATAACAGTCAAGCGGCTTATAAAGTGGATAATTCACCGCAGCATAGAGTGAATCAATCATTACAGCTAGCGGGCAAAGAACGCCAAAATTATTCAAATAATAAAATGACTCGAGATGACGCATTCACCGGTAATCGCTCGGGCAATATCGAAGAGCCCCAATTAAAGAATAGAGAATTGAATAATAAACAGTTGAACAATAAACAGCTGAATACTAAACCCAATATTACTCCTGGCCAACACGACCGAGTCAGTCGCGAACTGCAGCGCCAAAAGGAACCTGCACAATATAAAAACAATGATAGAAACACCAGAACGACTACACAAGTTACGCGTACACAAACCAATAACGCTGACAAACAGCCAGCTAAAGCGTCGAGGGAGCTGAATAATACCAGAGAGCTGTCGCGTCAAAAACCGAGTAATCAGAGCTTTAAAAACAAATATCAAGTAAGCCGAGCCATCAGGTAG
- the der gene encoding ribosome biogenesis GTPase Der, which translates to MIPVVALVGRPNVGKSTLFNRLTRTRDALVADFPGLTRDRKYGRAFLAGYEFIVVDTGGIDGSEEGIETKMAEQSLAAIEEADVVLFMTDARAGLTAADLAIAQHLRSRDKVTFVVANKVDGIDGDSECAEFWSLGLGQVYQMAAAQGRGVTNMIDYALTPYAEAMGIVRIEEDTGDVVEREYTEEEAEAEQARLQSLPIKLAIIGKPNVGKSTLINRILGEERVVVYDEPGTTRDSIYIPMEREGREYVLIDTAGVRRRSKVHEVIEKFSVIKTLKAVEDCNVVLLVIDAHEGIAEQDLGLLGFTLNAGRALVIAVNKWDGIDQNIKDRVKSELDRRLGFIDFARIHFISALHGTGVGHLYESIEEAYDSATRRVSTSMLTRVMQMSQDDHQPPLVNGRRVKLKYAHAGGYNPPIVVIHGNQVTKLPDSYKRYMMNYFRRSLKVVGTPIQLRFHEGANPFEGRGEKLTLSQERRRKRATSHIRDRK; encoded by the coding sequence ATGATCCCTGTAGTGGCCCTTGTTGGGCGACCCAATGTCGGAAAATCGACGTTATTTAATCGTCTAACACGTACCCGTGATGCATTAGTCGCCGACTTTCCTGGCTTAACTCGTGACCGTAAATACGGCCGAGCGTTTTTAGCTGGCTATGAATTCATTGTGGTTGATACCGGTGGTATTGATGGCTCAGAAGAGGGGATCGAAACTAAAATGGCAGAGCAGTCATTAGCTGCTATTGAAGAAGCTGATGTTGTTTTGTTTATGACCGATGCAAGAGCAGGCTTAACGGCTGCTGATTTAGCTATCGCTCAACATCTACGTAGTCGCGATAAAGTCACCTTTGTTGTGGCTAATAAAGTCGATGGTATTGATGGTGACTCTGAGTGTGCTGAGTTTTGGTCGCTTGGCTTAGGTCAAGTGTATCAAATGGCTGCGGCTCAAGGCCGTGGCGTTACCAACATGATTGATTACGCTTTAACACCTTATGCTGAAGCTATGGGCATTGTCCGTATCGAAGAGGATACTGGTGATGTTGTAGAGCGTGAATATACTGAAGAAGAAGCCGAAGCAGAACAGGCCCGTTTACAAAGCTTACCGATAAAATTAGCGATTATTGGTAAACCCAATGTCGGTAAGTCAACGCTTATTAACCGTATTTTAGGTGAAGAAAGGGTTGTTGTTTATGATGAGCCTGGTACCACCCGTGACAGTATTTATATTCCGATGGAACGTGAAGGTCGTGAGTATGTCCTTATCGATACAGCGGGTGTGCGTCGCCGCAGTAAAGTACATGAGGTCATTGAAAAATTCTCTGTTATTAAGACTCTCAAAGCCGTTGAAGACTGTAACGTTGTATTACTTGTTATTGACGCCCATGAAGGTATTGCCGAGCAAGATTTAGGTTTGTTAGGTTTTACCCTAAATGCTGGCCGCGCATTAGTTATCGCGGTAAATAAATGGGACGGTATTGATCAAAACATTAAAGACCGCGTAAAAAGCGAATTAGACCGCCGCTTAGGCTTTATCGACTTTGCTCGTATTCACTTTATTTCTGCACTTCATGGTACCGGTGTAGGCCATTTGTATGAATCTATTGAAGAAGCTTATGATAGTGCGACACGTCGTGTGAGTACTTCAATGTTGACTCGTGTTATGCAAATGTCTCAAGATGATCACCAGCCACCATTGGTGAATGGTCGCCGAGTTAAGCTTAAGTATGCCCATGCTGGTGGTTATAATCCGCCAATCGTGGTGATACACGGTAACCAGGTAACTAAGTTACCCGATTCGTATAAGCGTTATATGATGAATTATTTCCGCCGTTCATTGAAGGTGGTTGGTACGCCAATTCAATTACGTTTCCATGAAGGTGCTAACCCGTTTGAAGGCCGTGGCGAGAAGTTAACTTTAAGCCAAGAGCGTCGTCGCAAACGTGCTACTAGCCATATTCGTGATCGCAAATAA
- a CDS encoding tetratricopeptide repeat protein: MEIYSTEEQQVDAIKQFGKDYGVSIIVGAVVGLGGLYGWNTYSEMKVTASEEASESFDKLVVNAANPTLFIEGAESFVKAHDQKGYQALLELMTAKAAVESGDLVKAEEAYKRIIIAKPGSGIDMVAMIRLARLQAEQDNVGTALKTLDAVTDDAFKSQREELKGDFLIRQGDVDSAKQAYQTAIDNGGALTNPALTMKLDNLNKA, translated from the coding sequence GTGGAAATTTATAGCACAGAAGAACAACAAGTAGATGCTATCAAGCAGTTTGGTAAAGATTATGGCGTATCTATTATAGTCGGCGCGGTAGTCGGTTTAGGCGGTTTATATGGTTGGAACACTTATTCTGAAATGAAAGTGACCGCATCTGAAGAAGCCTCTGAATCTTTTGATAAATTGGTTGTTAATGCGGCTAACCCGACATTATTTATTGAAGGTGCAGAAAGCTTTGTTAAAGCTCATGACCAAAAAGGTTATCAAGCTTTGCTTGAGCTAATGACAGCAAAAGCTGCAGTTGAATCAGGTGACTTAGTTAAAGCTGAAGAAGCATACAAGCGCATTATTATAGCTAAGCCAGGCTCTGGTATTGATATGGTGGCTATGATCCGTTTAGCACGTTTACAAGCTGAGCAAGACAATGTAGGCACGGCATTAAAAACATTGGACGCTGTCACTGATGATGCGTTCAAATCGCAACGTGAAGAATTAAAAGGTGATTTTTTGATTCGTCAAGGCGATGTAGACAGTGCAAAACAGGCATATCAAACAGCAATTGATAATGGCGGTGCGTTAACTAATCCAGCATTGACAATGAAGTTAGATAACCTAAACAAAGCATAA